One window of Globicephala melas chromosome 2, mGloMel1.2, whole genome shotgun sequence genomic DNA carries:
- the TCL1A gene encoding T-cell leukemia/lymphoma protein 1A — protein sequence MGELPFFRAHTALHPDHLWIWEKAVYVDENQRTWLPVTIELESSLQVLMRQEDVPLGEPVCPSQLGPYQLPVMWQLYPGRRYRGSDSSFWRIVYHIEFGDTEDMLLEQMADPEYE from the exons ATGGGCGAGCTCCCTTTCTTCAGGGCGCACACGGCCTTGCACCCGGACCACCTGTGGATCTGGGAAAAGGCCGTGTATGTGGACGAGAACCAGCGCACCTGGCTGCCCGTAACCATCGAG tTAGAAAGTAGCCTCCAAGTCCTCATGCGTCAGGAAGATGTCCCCCTGGGGGAGCCTGTGTGCCCCAGCCAGCTGGGCCCGTACCAGCTGCCCGTCATGTGGCAGCTCTACCCCGGAAGACGGTACCGAGGCTCAGACTCCAGTTTCTGGCGCATAGTGTACCACATCGAG TTCGGCGACACGGAGGACATGCTCCTGGAGCAGATGGCAGACCCAGAGTATGAGTGA